A region from the Pseudomonadales bacterium genome encodes:
- the ltrA gene encoding group II intron reverse transcriptase/maturase: protein MEQKQEGIVRVVKRPIQAIETPSVWTSRMLNALSNGVKRGKWYSLYDKVYSLVNLSEACDRVLSNNGKPGIDCVTVSSYNSNRLHNLKTEQELLRDESYKPHAIRRVYIPKPGTTEKRPLGIPTVRDRVVQTALKNVIEPIFDVDFSPRSFGFRKGLGCKDALRTVMTELRDDRMFIVDADIKSYFDEIDHAILMDLIAEKISDKKVLRLIRMFLKQGIMENMKYYEVDNGSPQGGVISPLLANIFLDPLDKLLEKKGLHLVRYADDFVIMCKSQQEANMALETVHDWMKENKLRLHPEKTRVVNMEMTGSYFEFLGYHFERTKRGRIRWWPRLSSLKKIKDTIRYITRRNNPHCMEHICAQLVVRYRGWFNYFKHSNEYTFTGLDGFARRRMRRIQMKRNKKRGSGKEMSQRIRWNNAWFESRGYVSLYSMFVAEVQSLRSNH, encoded by the coding sequence ATTGAACAGAAACAAGAAGGAATTGTAAGAGTGGTTAAACGACCTATACAAGCAATAGAGACGCCTTCGGTCTGGACAAGCCGTATGTTGAACGCTCTAAGCAATGGAGTAAAACGAGGCAAATGGTATAGCCTTTATGATAAAGTCTATTCTTTGGTTAACTTATCAGAGGCATGTGACCGTGTTCTCTCTAATAATGGTAAACCTGGAATAGACTGTGTGACTGTATCTAGTTATAACTCTAACCGTCTTCATAACTTAAAGACTGAACAAGAGTTATTACGAGATGAAAGTTATAAGCCCCATGCCATACGTCGGGTCTACATTCCTAAACCGGGCACTACCGAAAAGCGCCCACTGGGAATCCCAACGGTAAGAGATCGAGTTGTACAAACAGCTTTAAAGAATGTCATTGAGCCGATATTTGATGTGGACTTTTCACCAAGAAGTTTTGGCTTTCGAAAGGGTTTGGGTTGCAAAGATGCACTCCGAACAGTCATGACCGAACTTCGCGATGATAGAATGTTCATAGTTGATGCTGACATTAAAAGCTACTTTGATGAAATCGATCATGCTATACTCATGGATTTAATTGCTGAAAAGATCAGTGACAAGAAGGTCTTGAGGCTTATCCGTATGTTCCTTAAACAAGGAATCATGGAAAACATGAAATATTACGAAGTTGACAATGGATCACCTCAAGGAGGTGTTATCAGTCCGCTTCTGGCAAATATATTTCTCGATCCACTGGATAAGCTTCTCGAAAAGAAAGGTCTTCACTTAGTGCGCTATGCAGATGATTTTGTAATCATGTGCAAAAGTCAGCAAGAAGCAAACATGGCTCTGGAAACAGTTCATGACTGGATGAAGGAGAATAAGCTTCGGCTCCACCCTGAGAAAACCCGTGTTGTTAATATGGAAATGACAGGTTCTTATTTTGAGTTCCTGGGATATCATTTTGAACGTACAAAGCGGGGCAGAATCAGGTGGTGGCCCAGACTTAGTAGCTTAAAGAAAATCAAAGATACTATCCGTTACATTACCAGAAGGAATAATCCGCATTGTATGGAGCATATCTGTGCACAACTGGTAGTAAGGTATCGCGGATGGTTTAATTACTTTAAGCATAGTAATGAGTATACTTTTACAGGTTTGGATGGCTTTGCCCGACGAAGGATGCGACGTATTCAGATGAAAAGGAACAAGAAACGTGGTTCGGGTAAAGAAATGTCACAACGAATAAGATGGAATAATGCCTGGTTTGAGTCAAGAGGATACGTCTCGTTGTACAGTATGTTCGTGGCTGAAGTTCAATCTCTTCGGAGTAATCACTGA